From the genome of Parabacteroides sp. FAFU027:
TCTTTCAGTTCATTGGGGAAAGCCTGCTCAAACTCCAGCTCCTGCTTCTCCTTGTGTGGGTCCATGCAACAGATAAAGAGGCCAAACTCTTTTTGTAATAGTGTCTGCAGATTAGCTTCCACAAACTTCTTCATCCGTTTTTGAATTCCTCCCGCATGAATGGAACCGCCAAGAATGATGCGGTCATACGTACTCAAATCGGGATTCTTCACCTTTTTCAGAGAGATAACCTCAACGTCCTGTTTGGATTTTTCGGCAAGAAAATTTGCAACCTTCTCAGTGGTGCCGTGGTGGGAGATGTAAATGATAGCGGTCTTCATAGCGATTTTATTTGAAGCAAAATGGAAGCTCTCACAAATATAGCTATTCTCAATGGATTAAACTTTCTACATTTGCCTTTCAATTTGCTTATCACCATGAAGTGCAGGATTTTAATGGACAACACGCCGGATAGCGAAAGCCGGCTGCAATGTGAACACGGGCTGAGCCTGACATTCAGCATAGGCGGTCAGCAATGGCTGCTCGACACCGGCGCTACCGGACTCTTTGCCGGAAATGCCAGACAGATGGGTATCGACCTTAACGACATCGACTACCTCGTGCTTACTCATGCGCATTACGACCATACCGGCGGTCTGGAGGTTTTTCTAAAGGAAAATGACCACGCTCCGGTATTCCTATCCGATAAAATCACCGACAATAGCTACTATTCCAAACGCAATGACGGCAAACGAAACATCGGTATCCGCCACGAATTGTTTGAGCAGTATCCGGAGCGCTTCTTCCGGCTCTCCGGCAATCGTTGGATAACTCCCGAGGTAGCGGTGATTTCCGACTTCGGAAACGATTACCCCAAACCCCAAGGGAATCGCATGCTCTATCACGGAGACCATCCCGACACCTTCGAGCATGAAATAGCACTGGTCGTTCGTACCGGCAGAGGCAACGTCGTCTTTACCGGATGCGCCCATAACGGATTGCTCAACATCCTGCACGTAGCCCACCGTTTCGCTCCCGAAGCGCCTATCATTGCAGCCATCGGCGGCACTCACCTGATTGACCCTCGGGAGGGACAGAGCTTTGAAAGTGAAGACGAGATTAAGGCTATGGCAAATGCCCTGACAACTGATTTTCCGGGAATCCGATTGATTACGGGGCACTGTACCGGACAGACTGCCCGGCTGATTCTTATGGAAAAGATGGGTATAAAATTGGAGTGGTTTTGTTGCGGATATGAGGTGGAAATATAGGGGCGACTAAATGCAGACATTGTTGCACACATATTGCCATAAAAAAGATGTAGGGTATGGGATATTTTAATTGGACAATCTATCTAAGACCCCGATTTGCCAAAGAATTTATCGGGATATTGCTCAATTTATCCCGGATAGAGTTTGTCCCAAGTCGGACAGACACTGTCCTACTTAGGACGAGGTTCGTCCCAAGTAGGACAAGACTTGTCCCAAGTAGGACGGAGTTCGTCCTAGTTAGGACAAGAGTCGTCCGAAGTAGGACAGAGTCCGTCCCAGTTGGGACAGCTTTCGTCCGGGTTGGGACAAGGTCTGTCCCGGTTTGTTAGAGTCTTTTACTACACACTATCCACCTGGTAACTTGAAGTCCCCTGTGAATAAAACTACGAAACAACCTATACAAAAAAGCCTTTCAAAATCCGTTGCCTGACCCGAAAGGCTTTCTCTTTTGGAAAAGTAAGCCTGACAAACAGTTCAACTGATTGCATAAGATATTTGTTATCTTTGTATTCATAATAAGAGGGAAATGGAAATCAATCGCGAAAATATCGAAGCCTTATTGGGAACAATCGTAAAGAGACTGTTGCCACTCAATCCTTCCAAAATTATTCTTTTCGGCAGCTATGCCTATGGTACACCAACATCAGATAGTGACCTGGATATTTGTGTAGTCAAGAAACAAATTCTTTCCAAAACAAAAGAAAAACGGGAAATCAGGGAAAAGCTGAAAGATATTGAGGTCGCCAAGGATATTCTTATCCCATCGGAAGAAGAATATGAGTTTTATCGCAAACAATATGGTTCGGTTTTTATGGATATTGATATGAAAGGACGAGTGTTATGGCAGAATTCCTGAGTCAATACCAGCTACTATTCAATAAGGCCCGAACAGATTATCATGCTGCACAGGTTTTATTTCAAAGCTTCAATCGGGGGGATAGCGAACTTGATTTGGAAGTTATCTATTTCCACTTGCAGCAATGCGCCGAAAAATGTTTTAAATCAATTCTCTCCTACCATCAGGTCAATTTTCCCAAAGTACATGACCTAGAGCTATTGGTAAATCTCCTTCATCCATTAAAAATTGAATTGCAAGCCGATACTGAACTGCTTATCGAACTGAGTGACTTCGCTGTAGAGGGGAGATACAACATTATTCATGACGATTTAGAACAGGCTCAACAATATTTCCGTGAAGTAGAAATTCTTCTAACGCAAGTTAAAGCCCTGATATCCTAACGGATTCTTACAACAATATACTCGAAACAACCCAACAAGAAAAAAGCCTTTCAAAGTCCGTCGCCGGACCCGAAAGGCTTTCTCTTTTGGAAAAAGTAAACTGATGAATTACAACGGAATGTTTCCGTGTTTCTTAGCCGGATTAGTCCGGATTTTAGTATGAGTCATATCCAGCGCCTGGATGATTTTGGCACGGGTCTGCTGAGGCAGGATGATTTCGTCTATGTAGCCCAGTTCAGCTGCGCGGTACGGGTTGGAGAACATCTCTTCGTACTCTTTCAGGGCAGCCGCTTTCTCTTCTTCGCTGGAGTTACGGTACAGAATATTAACCGCACCGGCAGCACCCATTACAGCAATCTCCGCATTCGGATAAGCAAAGTTCACATCACTACCGGTATGCTTGCTCGACATCACGATGTAAGCGCCGCCGTAAGCCTTGCGGGTGATGATGGTAATCTTCGGCACAGTAGCCTCCACGTAAGCGTAAACGATTTTAGCACCGTGGCGAATAATACCGTTTTGCTCCTGAAGCGTTCCCGGCAGGAAGCCCGGCACATCTTCGAAAGTAATAATCGGAATATTGAAACAGTCGCAGAAACGGATGAAACGAGCTCCTTTGTCTGATGCGTCGATATCAAGAACTCCGGCATAGAATGCAGGCTGGTTAGCCACGATACCGACAGTCTTTCCACCCATGCGGGCAAAACCTACCACGATATTCTGTGCGAAACCCGGCATCACTTCGAAGAAATATTTATCGTCAACAACTGCTTCAATCAGTTCTTTGATGTCGTAAGGTTTGTTCGGGTCAGCAGGAACGATGTCGTTCAGGCTGACATCTTCGCGGGTAACGTCGTCCATCGTTGGCTCTACCGGCGCATCTTCCATATTATTGGAAGGCAGGAAGCTCAACAATTCACGCACCATCATCAGCGTTTCTTCTTCAGTATTGCCCATAAAGTGAGCCACACCGCTCTTCGTGCTGTGGGTAACAGCGCCACCAAGCTCTTCTTTGCTTACATCTTCGTGGGTCACAGTCTTCACGACATCGGGACCAGTCACAAACATGTGGCTTTTCTCCTTCACCATAAAGATAAAGTCGGTCAATGCAGGTGAATAACACGCACCACCGGCACATGGGCCAAGAATCACGGAAAGCTGAGGAATTACCCCCGATGCAATAGTATTCTGGAAGAAGATATCGCCATATCCGGCAAGGCTGGAAACACCTTCCTGGATACGCGCACCACCCGAGTCGTTCAACGCGATAACGGGAGCACCCATCTTAAGCGCCATCTTCTGAAGCTTCACGATTTTATCAGCATTGGTACGGCTCAACGAACCGCCAAACACGGTAAAGTCATACGCGTAAACGTACACCAGACGTCCATCCACTTTTCCATAACCCGATACGATACCGTCTCCGGGGATTTTGGTTTTGTCCATGCCAAAGTTGGTACACTTGTGCACCACAAACTTATCCAGCTCCACGAAAGTGCCTTTATCAAGCAACACGTCGATGCGTTCGCGAGCCGTCAGTTTACCCGACTGGTGTTGTTTAACGATTTTATCTGATCCGCCGCCCAATTCGGCTACGCGGTTTTTCTCAATGAATTTATTATGAATTTGAGCAATCTT
Proteins encoded in this window:
- a CDS encoding flavodoxin domain-containing protein; the encoded protein is MKTAIIYISHHGTTEKVANFLAEKSKQDVEVISLKKVKNPDLSTYDRIILGGSIHAGGIQKRMKKFVEANLQTLLQKEFGLFICCMDPHKEKQELEFEQAFPNELKEAAKAKGIMGGEFCFERMNFLEKIIVKKVAGVSESVSRIDWDAVTRFLNEMER
- a CDS encoding MBL fold metallo-hydrolase; translation: MKCRILMDNTPDSESRLQCEHGLSLTFSIGGQQWLLDTGATGLFAGNARQMGIDLNDIDYLVLTHAHYDHTGGLEVFLKENDHAPVFLSDKITDNSYYSKRNDGKRNIGIRHELFEQYPERFFRLSGNRWITPEVAVISDFGNDYPKPQGNRMLYHGDHPDTFEHEIALVVRTGRGNVVFTGCAHNGLLNILHVAHRFAPEAPIIAAIGGTHLIDPREGQSFESEDEIKAMANALTTDFPGIRLITGHCTGQTARLILMEKMGIKLEWFCCGYEVEI
- a CDS encoding nucleotidyltransferase domain-containing protein; this translates as MEINRENIEALLGTIVKRLLPLNPSKIILFGSYAYGTPTSDSDLDICVVKKQILSKTKEKREIREKLKDIEVAKDILIPSEEEYEFYRKQYGSVFMDIDMKGRVLWQNS
- a CDS encoding HEPN domain-containing protein, which encodes MAEFLSQYQLLFNKARTDYHAAQVLFQSFNRGDSELDLEVIYFHLQQCAEKCFKSILSYHQVNFPKVHDLELLVNLLHPLKIELQADTELLIELSDFAVEGRYNIIHDDLEQAQQYFREVEILLTQVKALIS
- a CDS encoding acyl-CoA carboxylase subunit beta; amino-acid sequence: MSKIAQIHNKFIEKNRVAELGGGSDKIVKQHQSGKLTARERIDVLLDKGTFVELDKFVVHKCTNFGMDKTKIPGDGIVSGYGKVDGRLVYVYAYDFTVFGGSLSRTNADKIVKLQKMALKMGAPVIALNDSGGARIQEGVSSLAGYGDIFFQNTIASGVIPQLSVILGPCAGGACYSPALTDFIFMVKEKSHMFVTGPDVVKTVTHEDVSKEELGGAVTHSTKSGVAHFMGNTEEETLMMVRELLSFLPSNNMEDAPVEPTMDDVTREDVSLNDIVPADPNKPYDIKELIEAVVDDKYFFEVMPGFAQNIVVGFARMGGKTVGIVANQPAFYAGVLDIDASDKGARFIRFCDCFNIPIITFEDVPGFLPGTLQEQNGIIRHGAKIVYAYVEATVPKITIITRKAYGGAYIVMSSKHTGSDVNFAYPNAEIAVMGAAGAVNILYRNSSEEEKAAALKEYEEMFSNPYRAAELGYIDEIILPQQTRAKIIQALDMTHTKIRTNPAKKHGNIPL